From the genome of Vicia villosa cultivar HV-30 ecotype Madison, WI unplaced genomic scaffold, Vvil1.0 ctg.001359F_1_1, whole genome shotgun sequence:
GCTTTCCCCACCAAAATTTGTTCCTATTCATCCTTCAATTAGAAAAACGTCCACATTCGATGTATTATTGTGCTCATAGTACTTCTATAAACATGTGACATGAAAAAACAGAAAGCAAAGAAAAAACCGTGTTCTTCACATACCAACAAATTTCCATCAATATtcattaaagagaaaaaaaacaatttttcatCTATATAAAGTGTTCTTTGAGAATACAAGGAACCACAACACTCAAAACATGGGAAACATTGATCCAGCTTTCATACAATCCACAGAACACCGTCCCGACTTATCCACCTTTGTCCAAGTTGATGAAATTCCAATCATCGACCTCTCAGAAACCAGTCAAGAAAGCCTCGTCTCGAAGATTGGCAATGCATGTGAAGAATGGGGATTCTTTCAAGTAATCAATCATGGAGTTCCTGCTGAGGTTAGCGAAAAGGTCGAGAGTGAGATGAAGAAGTTCTTTGAGCTAAGCTTGGAGGAAAAGAAGAAAGTGAAAAGAGATGCAGTTAATGCAATGGGGTATCATGATGCTGAACATACCAAGAACATAAGAGACTGGAAAGAGGTTTTTGATTATCTTGTTGGGGGTACAACACAGGTTCCTTCTTCTCATGAACCAGGTGATTTTGAGCTAAGGACTCTCACCAACCAATGGCCTCAAAACCCTCCTCAATTCAGGTAATCTTATATCTTACCAAATGGTTATACTTATACTCCCTCTGGtccttattataagagaaaatttactttttagattcatgaAATGATTAATGTATGTAGTTCATAATCATATATTCCGAttgaaaataatgtttttattttttttttcattaggGAGGCAATGCAGGAATATGCTAGGCAAGTGGAGAAGCTATCTTACAGGTTACTGGAGTTGATTTCTCTGAGCTTAGGCTTACCTGGTGAAAAATTCCATGACTGTTTCAAGAATCAACTAAGCATGGTGAGGCTGAACCACTATCCTCCATGTCCTTTCCCTGATCTGGCACTCGGCGTTGGCCGTCACACTGATTCTAGTGCCTTGACTGTGCTTGCACAAGATGAAACCGGAGGCTTACAGGTTAAGAGAAAATCAGTTGGTGATTGGGTTCCTGTTAAGCCTACTCCTGGTGCATTCATCATCAATGTCGGTGACGTTGTTCAGGTATATGTTTCTTTCGAAGCAACGGCATATAAACTATGAACTTTTATTCGTTGATTCAATCTGAAGAtttggttttttttgttgttgcaggTGTGGAGCAATGACAAGTATACGAGTGTTGAACACAGGGTGGTAGTAAACACACAGAAGGAAAGGTTTTCGATTCCATTGTTCTTTTATCCTAGTCAAGATGTTATGGCGAAACCTGCAGAAGAGCTGGTGAATGAGAAGAATCCTGCGAAATATAAACCATACAATATTGGTAAATTCTATGCTAATAGAAATCGTAGTGATTTCAACAAACGTGAGGTTGAGAATATCCAGATTCATCATTTCAGAATTTTGGATTAGAGATGGTTAGATCCAATTATAGAGTTTCAATTCCTATTCTCTTAAAAgacaaaataaaagcaaataaaagcATGATCAGAGTAATCATGTGGACATGTAGTTTTAAGTCAATGTTTCGAATTCTGAAATTTTGATGAATTCATGCCATGGCAATAGAATAATCTTGTGCAAATTATCTTCAAACTTTTTAGATGAAGCAAATTCTCTCATATCAATTAAAGAGTCAGGAAAAAATGTTACCTCAAGTTATGCTATGCATAGTGCTTGTGTAAAGCACAACAAAAGAGTATTTTTCGCACAAATACAAGTAATATATAATTTTGTCAAGTAATATATCAGTGCATCCGCACGTGTAAAAATTATTGGGGTAAAATTATTGAGATAAGATGTCAATCAAttataatcaataaaaaaataaacttaaCAATAATATAAGATTTAAGATAGCTGTAATAATTTGAAATAAATGTGATATAGATGTGATTTTGAGAATGATTTAGgtcccgtttgttttggcttttttcaaaaatgatttttatagtattatataattttgtaaaaattttttttacaaagaaactttttataaaagcttcaaatgaaaattttgtttgaatagttattcttaaaatgtgattttaggtatttcatgtatttatgaaaaaaaaatttggatatcaaaattttaaaaaatcacttaattttgaagctatttcaaatagattttcataaaaaatatttttgaaatacaactttttaaaaaaattgcaattttgactaagttttgatcttcaataatgtatacttatattataggatgtcaaaa
Proteins encoded in this window:
- the LOC131634825 gene encoding flavonol synthase/flavanone 3-hydroxylase-like; translation: MGNIDPAFIQSTEHRPDLSTFVQVDEIPIIDLSETSQESLVSKIGNACEEWGFFQVINHGVPAEVSEKVESEMKKFFELSLEEKKKVKRDAVNAMGYHDAEHTKNIRDWKEVFDYLVGGTTQVPSSHEPGDFELRTLTNQWPQNPPQFREAMQEYARQVEKLSYRLLELISLSLGLPGEKFHDCFKNQLSMVRLNHYPPCPFPDLALGVGRHTDSSALTVLAQDETGGLQVKRKSVGDWVPVKPTPGAFIINVGDVVQVWSNDKYTSVEHRVVVNTQKERFSIPLFFYPSQDVMAKPAEELVNEKNPAKYKPYNIGKFYANRNRSDFNKREVENIQIHHFRILD